The following coding sequences are from one Primulina eburnea isolate SZY01 chromosome 15, ASM2296580v1, whole genome shotgun sequence window:
- the LOC140814785 gene encoding uncharacterized protein, protein MQEAFAKKWTVEKATKERKLTARRAPAEKKRVDEEAARHVVEEEDARLNESARGGAQFEREATRASSQEESEDHVPLIQRKQNVITSTKLILLESNREEDPSTSQTTRPTPPQQNQPFQEPIQTEQPTRGNLFLEGATSIGLRVFKQLLVPAEEAYLKSSQPTPKLLEGSSRILTGVQMLI, encoded by the exons ATGCAGGAGGCCTTTGCAAAGAAGTGGACGGTTGAGAAGGCGACAAAGGAGAGAAAACTGACAGCTCGGAGAGCGCCTGCCGAGAAGAAAAGAGTCGATGAGGAGGCAGCCCGGCATGTGGTTGAGGAGGAGGATGCCCGGCTGAACGAATCTGCTCGGGGAGGAGCTCAATTCGAACGGGAGGCCACTCGGGCAAGCTCCCAAGAAGAATCTGAAGATCATGTCCCCCTTATTCAGAGGAAACAAAATGTTATAACAAGCACGAAGCTAATCCTGCTTGAGAGTAACCGGGAGGAAGATCCGAGCACCTCTCAAACGACCCGACCAACCCCTCCCCAGCAAAATCAACCATTCCAAGAGCCCATCCAAACTGAGCAGCCTACTCGGGGCAATCTCTTCCTAGAGGGAGCTACCTCAATCGGGCTTAGGGTGTTCAAGCAGCTGTTAGTTCCTGCCGAGGAGGCGTATCTGAAGAGTTCCCAGCCTACCCCAAAATTACTCGAAGGATCAAGTCGGATCCTCACT GGTGTTCAAATGTTGATATGA